The Streptomyces camelliae genome window below encodes:
- a CDS encoding DUF397 domain-containing protein, which translates to MASTGIDLSTAVWRKSSYSNGTGGECVEVADLPWRKSSYSNGSGGECIEVSDAHPRLVIPVRDSKKAQDGPVLLFRPVAWSAFLGSLKG; encoded by the coding sequence ATGGCAAGCACCGGGATTGACCTGAGCACAGCCGTGTGGCGCAAGAGCAGCTACAGCAATGGCACCGGCGGAGAGTGCGTCGAAGTAGCCGACCTCCCGTGGCGCAAGAGCAGCTACAGCAACGGAAGCGGCGGCGAGTGCATCGAAGTCTCCGACGCCCACCCCCGCCTGGTGATCCCCGTCCGCGACTCGAAGAAGGCCCAGGACGGTCCGGTACTCCTCTTCAGGCCCGTCGCCTGGAGCGCCTTCCTCGGGTCTCTGAAGGGCTGA
- a CDS encoding helix-turn-helix domain-containing protein, with product MPPRKDPDASANVPSFYGAELRYRRELAGLTLEQLAEGSFRGVPFLSQIERAERRMPLDLARHVDKVLRTDGFFERRCEDARRARQSGHAEYFADVAEMEQHAETIEDWAPMLVPGLLQTAAYARAIVRAAMPRASDEEVEEKVNARMERAKIFGSENPPKFWAVLEESLIRRPALPDERMKELLQHIAQVVRSTHSILQIVPQTTGVHPFMMGMTRFMTFPDAPPVVYTESLHSGQLIDDPALVKQYRESYDLLRAAALPPEASLAIIEAAAEDYRDGKHRD from the coding sequence GTGCCCCCACGCAAGGATCCTGACGCATCGGCCAACGTCCCTTCCTTCTACGGAGCCGAGTTGCGCTATCGACGGGAGCTGGCGGGGCTGACGCTGGAGCAACTGGCGGAAGGAAGCTTCCGGGGCGTCCCGTTCCTGAGCCAGATCGAACGGGCCGAGCGGCGCATGCCCCTGGATCTGGCCCGGCACGTCGACAAGGTGCTGAGGACGGACGGGTTTTTCGAGCGGCGTTGTGAAGATGCGCGCCGGGCACGGCAGTCGGGACATGCGGAGTACTTCGCGGATGTGGCGGAGATGGAGCAGCATGCGGAGACGATCGAGGACTGGGCGCCGATGCTGGTGCCGGGGCTGCTCCAGACAGCGGCCTACGCCCGCGCGATCGTACGAGCCGCCATGCCCCGAGCCTCGGACGAAGAGGTCGAGGAGAAGGTCAACGCCCGCATGGAACGAGCCAAGATCTTCGGCTCGGAGAACCCGCCCAAGTTCTGGGCGGTCCTGGAGGAGTCGCTGATCCGGCGACCGGCGCTGCCCGATGAGCGGATGAAGGAACTGCTGCAGCACATCGCGCAGGTGGTGAGGAGCACGCACTCCATTCTGCAGATCGTCCCGCAAACCACCGGCGTCCATCCGTTCATGATGGGCATGACCAGGTTCATGACCTTCCCGGACGCGCCTCCGGTGGTGTACACCGAGTCCCTCCACAGCGGCCAACTCATCGACGATCCGGCGCTCGTGAAGCAGTACCGCGAGTCGTACGATCTGCTCAGGGCCGCCGCACTGCCGCCTGAGGCGTCCCTTGCGATCATCGAGGCTGCGGCAGAGGACTACCGAGATGGCAAGCACCGGGATTGA
- a CDS encoding ATP-binding protein → MSSSNSAHDMTLCVDDLRAALSAHGITLPSLQVDLLGLAGTYRPPAGLVALGNCNAATARRLAAVLRGSGASSSPPPLDVELPAVPKALQGLRRTVRRYLDAPCAEVQLCVTELVTNVIRHVGEGTPVRVRVARTAGDRIRIEVTDPAGQALPVSASGSLDDEEGRGLALLEAVALRWGVEQGVAGKTVWCELGDVKGSRHGLT, encoded by the coding sequence GTGTCGTCCTCGAACTCCGCCCATGACATGACCCTCTGCGTGGATGACCTGCGCGCAGCCCTTTCCGCCCACGGCATCACCCTGCCGTCCCTCCAGGTGGACCTGCTGGGCCTGGCGGGCACGTACCGGCCCCCGGCCGGCCTGGTCGCGCTCGGCAACTGCAATGCCGCTACGGCGCGCAGGCTGGCGGCGGTGCTGCGCGGCTCCGGTGCGTCATCGAGCCCGCCGCCGCTGGACGTGGAGCTTCCCGCGGTACCGAAGGCGCTCCAGGGGCTTCGCCGTACCGTTCGCCGCTACCTGGACGCGCCCTGCGCCGAAGTCCAGCTCTGCGTCACCGAACTCGTCACCAACGTGATCCGGCATGTGGGGGAGGGAACCCCGGTCCGTGTGCGTGTGGCCCGGACGGCCGGCGATCGCATCCGCATCGAGGTGACGGACCCGGCCGGGCAAGCTCTCCCCGTGTCCGCGTCTGGCTCGCTCGATGATGAGGAGGGACGCGGTCTCGCGCTGCTGGAGGCGGTGGCGCTGAGGTGGGGCGTGGAGCAGGGGGTGGCGGGCAAGACGGTGTGGTGCGAGTTGGGCGATGTCAAAGGTTCCCGCCACGGATTGACCTGA
- a CDS encoding AfsR/SARP family transcriptional regulator: MDGGPRVPEQRRPGSVTVTEPEALRFGVLGPVRAWRGTEPLSTGSPQQRALLAALLLRAGRTATAAELIDALWGDEPPSQALAAVRTYASRLRKILDPGVLVSESGGYAIRGLGEGALDLAEAQELAAQAEKARAAGDLCRSRELLNEALGRWDGEPLAGVPGPYAETQRVRLEEWRLGLLESRLDMDLEQGCHAEAVSELTALTAAHPLRERLRELLMLALYRSGRQAEALAVYADTRRLLSEELGVDPRAGLRELQQRILQADPALAEPSSPATEPAVVPVRPAQLPASVPDFTGRSSFVAELSEVLASASESRDCGGRVMAVSALAGIGGVGKTTLAVHVAHRARGAFPDGQLYVDLQGAGPRPAEPETVLGSFLRALGTADSAIPDSLEERAALYRSVLDGRRVLVLLDNAKDAAQVRPLLPGTEGCAALVTSRVRMVDLAGAHLVDLDVMSPDEALALFTRIVGEERVAAEREAALDVVAACGFLPLAIRIAASRLAARRTWTVSVLAAKLADERRRLDELQAGDLAVKATFELGYGQLEPAQARAFRLLGLADGPDISLAAAAAVLDLPVEDTEDLLESLVDTSLLESAAPGRYRFHDLVRLYARACAERDEQPPGEREAAMSRLLDFYLGTAAQVYAMERPGDRVVDHLQPTEYPGLRFEDRRHAQDWLYAEAVSLLACVRQFTGPGTLPRAIDLLWTAVDLTESGANSREYDAAALALRNAARACGDKRAQVRAAVVLANAHQLSGRFTEADESARESLLLGDPSCDPLARCWAANIRGAMAFYQRRYADAEEHLKQALADFRDCGDRAGEASVLCNLSRIHVVTGRPQSAVELAQQGVDMYEGLGHAVKTANGRYALGMALTQNGLPAEAAERLHEALAVFRESRQRLWEGMTLFRLAELDLTAGRHAQASVSAEAALTVLRGIGGEWRRGNVLTVLGRALAGIGQSGRAQVCWQEALSIYESLQSPEAETVRALLAPTAAA; this comes from the coding sequence ATGGACGGTGGGCCGCGAGTGCCTGAGCAGCGGCGTCCCGGATCCGTGACCGTCACGGAGCCGGAGGCGCTGCGGTTCGGCGTGCTCGGTCCGGTGCGGGCCTGGCGCGGCACCGAGCCGCTGAGCACGGGCTCCCCGCAGCAGCGCGCCCTGCTGGCCGCCCTGCTGCTGCGCGCGGGCCGTACGGCGACGGCGGCGGAGCTCATCGACGCGCTCTGGGGCGACGAGCCCCCGTCGCAGGCGCTGGCGGCCGTGCGTACGTACGCCTCGCGCCTGCGGAAGATCCTCGACCCCGGCGTGCTGGTCAGCGAGTCCGGCGGCTATGCGATCCGGGGCCTCGGCGAGGGCGCCCTGGACCTGGCCGAGGCCCAGGAGCTGGCGGCGCAGGCGGAGAAGGCGCGGGCGGCCGGCGATCTGTGCCGGTCCCGCGAGCTGCTGAACGAGGCCCTGGGCAGGTGGGACGGCGAACCGCTGGCCGGCGTCCCCGGCCCGTACGCCGAGACCCAGCGGGTCCGCCTGGAGGAGTGGCGCCTGGGCCTCCTCGAATCCCGCCTGGACATGGACCTGGAGCAGGGCTGCCACGCGGAGGCTGTCTCGGAGCTGACGGCGCTGACCGCGGCCCACCCCCTCCGGGAGCGCCTGCGCGAGCTGCTGATGCTCGCCCTGTACCGCAGCGGCCGGCAGGCGGAGGCCCTGGCGGTCTACGCCGACACCCGCCGCCTGCTGTCGGAGGAGCTGGGCGTGGACCCGCGGGCGGGACTGCGGGAGTTGCAGCAAAGGATTTTGCAGGCGGACCCGGCGCTGGCGGAACCGTCGTCACCCGCCACGGAACCGGCCGTCGTACCGGTGCGCCCGGCCCAGCTCCCGGCGTCGGTCCCGGACTTCACGGGGCGGTCGTCCTTCGTGGCCGAGCTGAGCGAGGTGCTGGCGTCGGCATCGGAGTCCCGGGACTGCGGGGGCCGCGTGATGGCGGTGTCGGCGCTGGCGGGCATCGGCGGGGTGGGCAAGACGACCCTGGCGGTGCATGTGGCCCACCGGGCGCGGGGTGCCTTCCCGGACGGCCAGCTGTACGTCGACCTCCAGGGCGCGGGCCCACGTCCGGCGGAACCGGAGACGGTACTGGGCTCCTTTCTGCGGGCTCTGGGCACGGCGGACTCGGCGATCCCGGACTCCCTGGAGGAGCGCGCGGCCCTGTACCGCTCGGTGCTGGACGGCCGCCGGGTCCTGGTCCTGCTGGACAACGCGAAGGACGCGGCCCAGGTACGCCCGCTCCTGCCGGGCACGGAGGGCTGCGCGGCCCTGGTGACGTCCCGCGTCCGCATGGTGGATCTGGCGGGCGCCCACCTGGTGGACCTGGACGTGATGTCCCCGGACGAGGCGCTGGCGCTGTTCACGAGGATCGTGGGCGAGGAGCGGGTGGCGGCGGAGCGGGAGGCCGCGCTGGACGTGGTGGCGGCGTGCGGCTTCCTCCCGCTGGCGATCCGCATCGCCGCCTCCCGCCTGGCGGCCCGCCGCACGTGGACGGTCTCGGTCCTGGCGGCCAAGCTGGCGGACGAGCGCCGCCGGCTGGACGAGCTCCAGGCCGGTGACCTGGCGGTGAAGGCGACCTTCGAGCTCGGGTACGGGCAGCTGGAGCCGGCCCAGGCCCGGGCGTTCCGGTTGCTGGGACTGGCCGACGGCCCGGACATCTCGCTGGCGGCTGCGGCGGCGGTCCTCGATCTGCCCGTGGAGGACACCGAGGACCTGCTGGAGTCCCTGGTGGACACGTCCCTGCTGGAGTCGGCGGCGCCTGGACGGTACCGCTTCCATGACCTGGTCCGGCTGTACGCGCGGGCTTGCGCGGAGAGGGACGAGCAGCCGCCGGGTGAGCGGGAGGCGGCGATGTCGAGGCTGCTGGACTTTTATCTGGGGACGGCGGCGCAGGTGTATGCGATGGAGCGGCCGGGGGATCGGGTCGTGGACCATCTGCAGCCGACCGAGTATCCGGGGCTGAGATTCGAGGACCGGCGGCACGCCCAGGACTGGCTGTACGCGGAGGCCGTGTCCCTGCTCGCGTGTGTGCGCCAGTTCACGGGCCCGGGGACCCTGCCGCGCGCCATCGACCTGCTGTGGACCGCCGTCGACCTGACCGAGTCCGGCGCCAACTCACGGGAGTACGACGCCGCCGCACTCGCCCTCCGCAACGCGGCACGGGCATGCGGGGACAAGCGGGCCCAGGTGCGGGCCGCGGTCGTCCTGGCCAACGCCCACCAGCTGTCGGGGCGTTTCACCGAGGCGGACGAGTCGGCCCGGGAGTCGCTGCTCCTGGGGGATCCCTCCTGCGATCCCCTGGCCCGCTGCTGGGCGGCGAACATCCGTGGCGCCATGGCCTTCTACCAGCGCCGCTACGCCGACGCCGAAGAACACCTCAAGCAAGCTCTCGCGGACTTCCGGGACTGCGGCGACCGCGCCGGGGAAGCCAGCGTCCTGTGCAACCTGTCCCGCATCCACGTCGTCACGGGACGTCCGCAGAGCGCCGTCGAACTGGCCCAGCAGGGCGTCGACATGTACGAGGGCCTGGGGCACGCCGTGAAGACCGCCAACGGGCGCTACGCCCTGGGGATGGCCCTCACCCAGAACGGCCTGCCCGCCGAGGCCGCCGAGCGGCTGCACGAGGCGCTGGCGGTCTTCCGGGAGAGCCGTCAGCGGTTGTGGGAGGGGATGACACTGTTCCGGCTCGCCGAACTGGATCTGACGGCCGGTCGGCACGCCCAGGCCTCGGTCAGCGCCGAGGCCGCGCTGACCGTGCTCCGTGGGATCGGCGGCGAATGGCGGCGCGGGAACGTCCTCACCGTGCTCGGCCGGGCGCTCGCCGGCATCGGGCAGTCCGGACGGGCCCAGGTGTGCTGGCAGGAGGCCTTGTCCATCTACGAGTCGCTCCAGTCGCCGGAGGCCGAGACCGTCCGTGCGCTGCTGGCGCCGACCGCGGCGGCCTGA
- a CDS encoding amidohydrolase family protein has protein sequence METTQFPLIISVDDHTVEPATVWQERLPKKYLDVGPRIVRAPLKEMTFLGGRFKPVMGRPGSDDGPVGDWWVYEDLRRPLTRLDTAVGYDRDEVRLEVITYEQMRAGSYDVPARLADMDVNHVQSAVCFPTFPRFCGQTFTEAADKELGLLCVRAYNDWMVEEWCGPDAHGRLIPLTLIPLWDARLAAEEVRRNAARGVRAVAFSEMPPHLGLPSVHGDDWDPFFAACDETGTVIAMHIGSSSRMPSTSADAPPAVGSTITFANCCFSMVDWLMSGKFERFPNLKVMYAEGQIGWIPYILERADVVWEENRGWGGVAGKVTRPPSETFAGHVYGCFFDDAFGLRNLDSIGVGNVLYETDYPHSDSTWPKSREVGEAQMGHLPADVVERIVRGNAIELLGLTPEGLWR, from the coding sequence ATGGAGACCACACAGTTCCCGCTGATCATCTCCGTCGACGACCACACCGTGGAGCCCGCCACCGTCTGGCAGGAGCGGCTGCCGAAGAAGTACCTGGACGTCGGGCCTCGTATCGTGCGCGCGCCGCTGAAGGAGATGACCTTCCTCGGCGGACGGTTCAAGCCCGTCATGGGCCGGCCGGGCAGTGACGACGGGCCCGTCGGCGACTGGTGGGTCTACGAAGACCTCCGGCGGCCCCTCACCCGTCTCGACACCGCCGTCGGGTACGACAGGGACGAGGTCAGGCTCGAAGTCATCACGTACGAGCAGATGCGGGCCGGGTCGTACGACGTGCCCGCCCGGCTCGCCGACATGGACGTCAACCACGTCCAGTCGGCCGTCTGCTTCCCCACCTTCCCCCGCTTCTGCGGGCAGACCTTCACCGAGGCCGCCGACAAGGAGCTCGGCCTGCTGTGCGTGCGCGCCTACAACGACTGGATGGTGGAGGAGTGGTGCGGCCCGGACGCGCACGGGCGGCTCATACCGCTCACCCTCATACCCCTGTGGGACGCCCGCCTCGCCGCCGAGGAGGTCCGGCGCAACGCGGCCCGCGGGGTGCGGGCCGTCGCCTTCTCCGAGATGCCCCCGCACCTGGGCCTGCCGTCCGTCCACGGCGACGACTGGGACCCCTTCTTCGCCGCGTGCGACGAGACCGGCACGGTCATCGCCATGCACATCGGCTCCAGCAGCCGTATGCCCTCCACCTCCGCCGACGCCCCGCCCGCCGTCGGCTCCACCATCACCTTCGCCAACTGCTGCTTCTCGATGGTGGACTGGCTGATGAGCGGCAAGTTCGAGCGCTTCCCGAACCTCAAGGTCATGTACGCGGAAGGGCAGATCGGGTGGATCCCGTACATCCTTGAGCGCGCCGATGTGGTGTGGGAGGAGAACCGGGGGTGGGGCGGGGTCGCCGGCAAGGTCACCCGACCGCCGTCCGAGACCTTCGCCGGGCACGTCTACGGCTGCTTCTTCGACGACGCCTTCGGGCTGCGCAATCTGGACTCCATCGGCGTCGGCAACGTCCTGTACGAGACGGACTACCCGCACTCCGACTCCACCTGGCCCAAGTCCCGCGAGGTCGGCGAGGCGCAGATGGGGCATCTGCCGGCCGATGTGGTCGAGCGGATCGTGCGCGGCAACGCCATCGAGCTGCTGGGGCTCACCCCCGAAGGACTCTGGCGGTGA
- a CDS encoding LLM class F420-dependent oxidoreductase: MSAPALAYGIQLPVQSQSTLYTERWETEAGPEDLVAVARAVDRAGFAYLAVCDHVAIPRRLAPAMSTVWYDPVATLAHLAAVTERVRLLSHVAVVGLRHPLLTAKQYATLDHLSGGRLILGVGAGHVREEFEAVGADFERRGAVLDESIDALRAALGPEEFPEHHGKLYDFAGLGQRPRPAQPHVPLWVGGSSPAAVRRAALKGDGWLPQGDPRERLPAQIDRIRRLRADRGPVGPFTVGAVTEPLYVGRAGWEVGRRTLTGAPEEIAASLRAYRAMGVDQIQVRFRSRSRSELIEQIEAFGAEVAPRLS, encoded by the coding sequence GTGAGTGCCCCGGCCCTGGCCTACGGCATCCAGCTTCCCGTCCAGTCCCAGAGCACCCTCTACACCGAGCGCTGGGAGACGGAAGCCGGGCCGGAGGATCTGGTGGCGGTGGCGCGGGCCGTGGACCGGGCCGGGTTCGCGTACCTCGCCGTCTGCGATCATGTGGCCATTCCGCGCCGGCTGGCCCCGGCCATGAGCACGGTCTGGTACGACCCCGTCGCCACCCTCGCCCACCTCGCCGCCGTGACCGAGCGGGTGCGCCTGCTCAGCCATGTGGCCGTCGTGGGGCTCCGGCATCCGCTCCTCACCGCCAAGCAGTACGCCACCCTCGATCACCTCTCCGGCGGGCGGCTGATCCTCGGGGTGGGCGCCGGGCATGTGCGGGAGGAGTTCGAGGCGGTCGGGGCCGACTTCGAGCGGCGGGGAGCCGTGCTGGACGAGAGCATCGACGCCCTGCGCGCCGCCCTCGGGCCGGAGGAGTTCCCCGAGCACCACGGCAAGCTCTACGACTTCGCCGGCCTCGGCCAGCGGCCCCGGCCCGCCCAGCCGCACGTCCCGCTCTGGGTGGGCGGCTCCTCGCCCGCCGCCGTACGCCGGGCCGCGCTGAAGGGCGACGGCTGGCTGCCGCAGGGGGACCCACGGGAGCGGCTGCCCGCGCAGATCGACCGGATACGGCGCCTGCGCGCGGATCGGGGGCCGGTGGGGCCGTTCACGGTCGGGGCCGTCACCGAGCCGCTGTACGTCGGGCGGGCCGGCTGGGAGGTCGGGCGGCGGACCCTGACCGGGGCGCCGGAGGAGATCGCCGCGTCGCTGCGGGCGTACCGGGCGATGGGCGTGGATCAGATCCAGGTGCGGTTCCGCAGCCGGAGCCGTAGCGAACTCATCGAGCAGATCGAAGCGTTCGGGGCGGAGGTCGCGCCCCGGTTGAGCTGA
- a CDS encoding SDR family NAD(P)-dependent oxidoreductase codes for MGKLDGRVVIVTGAARGQGEQEARLFAAEGAKVVVADVLDEQGEALAGELGALYVHLDVSREADWVAAVAAVKQAYGGVDGLVNNAGILRFNALVDTPLDEFMQVVQVNQVGCFLGIRTVAPELSDGGTIVNTASYTALTGMAAVGTYAATKHAILGLTRVAALELAPRGIRVNAMCPGAVDTAMSNPSRLDPDADPAEMTRALDELYRKLVPLGRIGRAEEVARLALFLTCDDSSYITGQPFVIDGGWLAGVSVI; via the coding sequence ATGGGCAAGCTGGACGGGCGGGTCGTCATCGTCACCGGGGCGGCGCGCGGGCAGGGCGAGCAGGAGGCGCGGCTGTTCGCGGCCGAGGGCGCGAAAGTCGTCGTGGCGGATGTGCTGGACGAGCAGGGGGAGGCGCTGGCCGGTGAGCTGGGGGCGCTGTACGTCCACCTGGACGTGAGCCGGGAGGCGGACTGGGTGGCCGCGGTGGCGGCCGTGAAGCAGGCGTACGGCGGGGTCGACGGGCTGGTCAACAACGCGGGGATCCTGCGCTTCAACGCCCTCGTGGACACCCCGCTGGACGAGTTCATGCAGGTCGTGCAGGTGAACCAGGTCGGCTGCTTCCTCGGGATCAGGACCGTGGCGCCGGAGCTGTCCGACGGGGGCACCATCGTCAACACCGCCTCGTACACGGCGCTGACCGGGATGGCGGCGGTCGGGACGTACGCGGCGACCAAGCACGCGATCCTCGGCCTCACGCGGGTCGCCGCCCTGGAGCTGGCGCCCCGGGGGATTCGGGTCAACGCCATGTGTCCGGGCGCGGTCGACACGGCGATGTCCAACCCGTCCCGGCTGGATCCGGACGCGGACCCGGCGGAGATGACCAGGGCCCTCGACGAGCTCTACCGCAAGCTCGTGCCGCTCGGGCGGATCGGGCGGGCGGAGGAGGTCGCCCGGCTGGCGCTGTTCCTCACCTGCGACGACTCCTCGTACATCACCGGGCAGCCGTTCGTCATCGACGGGGGCTGGCTGGCGGGGGTCAGCGTCATCTGA
- a CDS encoding LLM class flavin-dependent oxidoreductase: MEFGLFVQGYVGKRAETDPLAEHKALMEETEYVIQADKSGFKYAWASEHHFLEEYSHLSANDVFLGYLAHATDRIHLGSGIFNPLAQVNHPVKVAEKVAMLDHLSEGRFEFGSGRGAGSHEILGFIPGVTDMNYTKEIWEETIAEFPKMWLQDEYAGFQGKHWQLPPRKVLPKPYGKSHPAMWYAAGSPASYAMAAKKGLGVLGFSIQKVSDMEWVLEQYKTAVVNAEPVGDFVNDNVMVTTTAICAPTHDEAIRIAVGGGLHYLPSLVFRYHDTFPRPEGFPVWPETLPEYTPEFVELLVEEELLICGDPDEVLRQCKRWEQAGADQLSFGLPVGVPKEETLQTIRLIGEHVIPKIDTDPVHRTSRFRQAV, encoded by the coding sequence GTGGAATTCGGGCTCTTTGTACAGGGATACGTGGGCAAGCGCGCCGAGACCGACCCGCTCGCCGAGCACAAGGCACTGATGGAGGAGACCGAGTACGTCATCCAGGCGGACAAGTCCGGCTTCAAGTACGCCTGGGCCTCCGAGCACCACTTCCTGGAGGAGTACTCGCACCTGTCCGCCAACGACGTGTTCCTGGGCTACCTGGCGCACGCGACCGACCGCATCCACCTGGGCTCGGGCATCTTCAACCCGCTCGCCCAGGTCAACCACCCGGTCAAGGTCGCCGAGAAGGTCGCCATGCTGGACCACCTCAGCGAGGGCCGCTTCGAGTTCGGCAGCGGGCGGGGTGCAGGGTCGCACGAGATCCTCGGGTTCATACCGGGTGTGACCGACATGAACTACACGAAGGAGATCTGGGAGGAGACGATCGCCGAGTTCCCGAAGATGTGGCTCCAGGACGAGTACGCGGGCTTCCAGGGCAAGCACTGGCAGCTCCCGCCGAGGAAGGTCCTGCCGAAGCCCTACGGGAAGTCCCACCCGGCGATGTGGTACGCGGCCGGGTCGCCGGCGTCGTACGCCATGGCCGCGAAGAAGGGGCTCGGCGTGCTCGGCTTCAGCATCCAGAAGGTCTCCGACATGGAGTGGGTGCTGGAGCAGTACAAGACGGCGGTCGTGAACGCGGAACCCGTCGGGGACTTCGTCAACGACAACGTGATGGTGACGACGACCGCGATCTGCGCGCCGACGCACGACGAGGCGATCCGGATCGCGGTGGGCGGCGGGCTGCACTATCTGCCCTCGCTGGTCTTCCGCTACCACGACACGTTCCCCCGCCCGGAGGGCTTCCCGGTCTGGCCGGAGACGCTGCCCGAGTACACCCCGGAGTTCGTGGAGCTGCTCGTCGAGGAGGAGCTGCTGATCTGCGGGGACCCGGACGAGGTGCTGCGCCAGTGCAAGCGGTGGGAGCAGGCGGGCGCCGACCAGCTGAGCTTCGGGCTGCCGGTGGGCGTGCCGAAGGAGGAGACGCTGCAGACGATCCGGCTGATCGGGGAGCATGTGATTCCGAAGATCGACACGGATCCGGTGCATCGGACGTCGCGATTCCGCCAGGCCGTCTGA